A window from Theobroma cacao cultivar B97-61/B2 chromosome 3, Criollo_cocoa_genome_V2, whole genome shotgun sequence encodes these proteins:
- the LOC18606084 gene encoding protein NRT1/ PTR FAMILY 7.3 isoform X2, with protein MACLEVCKEGKVKEDQGACTQDGTIDWHGRPAIRAKSGQWTAGIIILLNQGLATLAFFGVGVNLVLFLTRVLGQNNADAANNVSKWTGTVYIFSLVGAFLSDSYWGRYKTCAIFQVIFVIGLVSLSLSSYLFLVRPRGCGNQETPCGSHSGLEITLFYLSIYLVALGNGGYQPNIATFGADQFDEEDPEEGHSKVAFFSYFYLALNLGSLFSNTILGYFEDEGMWALGFWVSAGSALAALGLFLAGTTRYRHFKPSGNPLPRFCQVIVAATKKCSIDLPPDADDLYDVDGNDSSMNGNRKILHTNEFKFLDRAAYISTRDVDDQKKGIYSPWRLCPVTQVEEVKCILRLLPIWLCTIIYSVVFTQMASLFVEQGAAMTTTISNFRIPPASMSSFDILSVAIFIFLYRRVLDPLVGRIRKKDSRGLTELQRMGIGLVIAILAMVSAGIVECYRLKYASRDCTHCEGSSSLSIFWQVPQYAFIGASEVFMYVGQLEFFNAQTPDGLKSFGSALCMTSISLGNYVSSLLVTMVMKISTEDHMPGWIPGNLNKGHLDRFYFLLAGLTTIDLVVYIACATWYKCIKLEGKTAENDKQGSFKV; from the exons ATGGCTTGCTTAGAGGTGTGTAAGGAG GGGAAGGTGAAAGAGGATCAAGGAGCATGCACTCAAGATGGAACTATCGATTGGCATGGCCGCCCTGCAATCAGAGCGAAATCAGGACAATGGACTGCTGGAATTATCATTCTCT TGAACCAAGGTCTGGCAACCCTAGCTTTCTTCGGGGTCGGCGTGAACTTGGTGCTTTTCCTGACAAGAGTGTTAGGGCAAAACAATGCTGATGCTGCCAACAATGTTAGCAAATGGACTGGAACTGTATACATCTTTTCCCTGGTTGGTGCTTTCCTCAGTGATTCCTACTGGGGAAGATACAAAACCTGCGCCATCTTTCAAGTCATCTTTGTTATT GGTTTGGTTTCGCTATCGCTATCATCATACCTTTTCTTGGTCAGACCAAGAGGCTGCGGTAATCAAGAAACTCCATGTGGTTCACATTCGGGCTTGGAGATTACGCTATTTTACCTCTCCATTTACCTAGTTGCACTAGGAAATGGAGGTTATCAGCCTAACATTGCTACATTTGGGGCTGATCAGTTTGATGAAGAAGACCCCGAGGAAGGGCACTCCAAGGTGGCCTTTTTTAGCTACTTCTACCTAGCTTTGAACCTGGGCTCCCTTTTCTCCAACACTATTTTAGGGTATTTTGAGGATGAAGGGATGTGGGCACTTGGATTCTGGGTGTCCGCAGGCTCTGCCCTTGCAGCACTTGGTTTGTTTCTGGCAGGAACAACCAGGTACAGGCACTTCAAGCCCAGCGGAAATCCTCTCCCCAGGTTCTGTCAAGTCATTGTAGCTGCAACAAAGAAATGCAGCATTGATTTGCCACCAGACGCAGACGACTTGTATGATGTGGATGGAAATGATTCTTCCATGAATGGCAACAGAAAGATtctccacaccaatgaattcaa GTTCCTGGACAGAGCAGCGTACATAAGCACAAGGGATGTTGATGACCAAAAGAAGGGCATTTACAGCCCATGGCGTCTCTGCCCTGTTACACAAGTAGAAGAAGTCAAATGCATACTAAGACTACTCCCAATTTGGCTCTGCACCATAATTTACTCGGTTGTCTTCACACAAATGGCCTCCCTCTTCGTTGAGCAAGGTGCTGCAATGACAACTACCATCTCAAACTTCCGGATCCCTCCAGCAAGCATGTCCAGCTTTGACATTCTCAGTGTGGCaattttcatatttctttACCGGCGAGTTCTCGATCCACTGGTGGGAAGGATAAGAAAGAAGGATTCCAGGGGACTTACCGAACTCCAAAGGATGGGCATTGGCCTTGTTATAGCAATATTGGCAATGGTTTCAGCTGGAATTGTGGAATGTTACAGACTAAAGTATGCCAGCAGAGACTGCACGCATTGCGAAGGCTCAAGCTCCTTAAGCATCTTTTGGCAAGTCCCCCAATACGCATTTATAGGAGCATCTGAAGTTTTTATGTATGTTGGCCAGCTGGAGTTCTTCAATGCACAAACGCCAGATGGGCTGAAAAGCTTTGGCAGTGCCCTTTGCATGACATCGATCTCGCTAGGGAACTATGTTAGTAGCTTGCTTGTGACCATGGTGATGAAGATCTCAACCGAAGATCACATGCCAGGATGGATCCCAGGCAATCTCAACAAAGGTCACCTAGATAGGTTTTACTTCCTCTTAGCTGGCCTAACAACAATTGACTTGGTTGTCTATATAGCATGTGCCACTTGGTACAAGTGTATCAAGCTGGAAGGAAAAACTGCAGAAAACGATAAGCAAGGTAGCTTTAAAGTGTGA
- the LOC18606090 gene encoding ribose-phosphate pyrophosphokinase 1 has protein sequence MVSLSIPSPVKSSSFLSSSSSSLFARCSLSYKGFAFNEPRSRICAANSFKCDLPQPLNYGNGKPTIPILNERTLPKFLESARMETTVNRNGAKLKLFSGTANPALSQEIAWYMGLELGKINIKRFADGEIYVQLQESVRGCDVYLVQPTCPPANENLMELLIMVDACRRASAKTITAVIPYFGYARADRKTQGRESIAAKLVANLITEAGANRVLACDLHSGQSMGYFDIPVDHVYCQPVILDYLASKRICSDDLVVVSPDVGGVARARAFAKKLSDAPLAIVDKRRHGHNVAEVMNLIGDVKGKVAVMVDDMIDTAGTIAKGAALLHQEGAREVYACCTHAVFSPPAIERLSGGLFQEVIITNTLPVAEKNYFPQLTVLSVANLLGETIWRVHDDCSVSSIFQ, from the exons ATGGTTTCGCTGTCGATTCCTTCGCCTGTTAAATCGTCGTCGTTTTTGTCGTCCTCTTCGTCTTCTCTGTTCGCTCGTTGCTCTCTTAGCTACAAAGGATTCGCTTTCAATGAGCCTCGTTCTCGCATCTGTGCTGCTAACAGCTTT aAATGCGACCTGCCTCAACCTTTGAATTATGGGAATGGGAAGCCAACGATTCCAATCCTTAATGAAAGGACACTGCCCAAGTTCTTGGAATCCGCTCGAATGGAGACGACTGTAAACAGAAATGGTGCCAAGCTCAAACTGTTTTCTGGCACCGCCAATCCTGCACTTTCTCAG GAAATTGCTTGGTACATGGGCCTGGAGCTGGGAAAGATCAATATAAAACGATTTGCAGATGGGGAAATTTATGTTCAGCTGCAAGAGAGTGTTAGGGGATGTGATGTATATTTAGTGCAGCCAACATGCCCTCCTGCAAATGAGAATCTCATGGAGCTTCTCATAATGGTTGATGCTTGTCGGAGAGCGTCGGCCAAAACTATCACTGCAGTGATTCCATATTTTGGATATGCAAGAGCTGATAGAAAG ACTCAAGGGCGGGAATCCATTGCAGCCAAACTTGTTGCGAACCTTATCACAGAAGCTGGTGCAAACCGTGTTCTTGCTTGTGACCTTCATTCTGGGCAGTCCATGGGTTACTTTGATATTCCAGTGGACCATGTATACTGCCAG CCTGTGATTCTTGATTATCTTGCCAGCAAGAGAATCTGTTCTGATGACTTGGTAGTGGTTTCACCTGATGTTGGTGGAGTTGCAAGGGCACGAGCTTTTGCAAAGAAGCTCTCAGATGCACCTTTAGCCATTGTGGATAAAAGGCGTCATGGACACAATGTTGCAGAG GTAATGAACCTTATTGGTGACGTAAAAGGAAAAGTTGCAGTTATGGTGGATGATATGATTGACACTGCTG GAACGATTGCAAAGGGGGCAGCACTTTTACACCAAGAGGGGGCGAGGGAAGTTTATGCGTGCTGCACTCATGCAGTTTTCAG CCCTCCTGCAATAGAGAGGTTATCAGGTGGCCTTTTTCAAGAAGTAATCATTACAAATACACTTCCAGTGGCAGAGAAGAACTACTTCCCTCAGTTGACAGTTCTTTCTGTGGCAAACCTGTTGGGTGAAACCATTTGGCGTGTTCATGATGATTGTTCCGTGAGTAGTATTTTCCAGTGA
- the LOC18606089 gene encoding tobamovirus multiplication protein 2B isoform X2 yields the protein MATAGGGGGNVKETSSREGTAKSIVTEQISQAVQSTSNLLHLMQQSSPSQTQLMKLPKNLLAKAPTIKNTGQMLEQMPRVISALDAHIDSGLQSVPHLKTVIQLLENMESCHLSSLSQAHFSQGESQQANQHPKAGSPP from the exons ATGGCAACAGCTGGAGGAGGAGGTGGAAATGTGAAGGAGACAAGTAGCAGAGAAGGCACAGCAAAATCAATAGTGACTGAACAGATTTCCCAGGCTGTACAATCCACCTCCAATCTCCTCCACCTCATGCAGCAGTCTTCTCCTTCTCAG ACCCAACTAATGAAGCTTCCGAAAAATCTTTTGGCTAAAGCCCCTACAATCAAGAATACTGGGCAG ATGTTAGAGCAGATGCCTAGGGTGATTTCAGCACTTGATGCCCACATTGACAGTGGATTACAGAG TGTTCCGCATCTGAAAACAGTAATTCAGTTACTTGAAAATATGGAAAGCTGCCATCTTAGTTCTCTGTCTCAAGCACATTTCTCACAAGGG GAATCTCAGCAAGCAAATCAACATCCCAAGGCTGGTTCACCGCCCTAA
- the LOC18606088 gene encoding uncharacterized protein LOC18606088: protein MKLSLKLQDDQNPLLKAKIPISIFSQPFISSLTTTTPTTSSNKSSQDTSFSLSTNFPSGPSLKLSYAPSTSPTTTIPFSISLKSGLGLLGSPKDSPLVFTAQFSLSSTKPGTVIPTFSLHFKPQFGNFALHKATSSNPSLEPDSGSHSIPGTQFQSGSSSNSEFGNGFALDGSSVWQEVKLEPRSGVDDGLETSKLGYGKGLYSNDGFGTERSLVREDGKKAGIFGGIAVRARTLFPVTKRAVVNLRWAVNLPSDVGSKMPYLTVNKIGIERVEEVKEVTEVKSKSIESNVDDLELLKGMYSWMKRDLETLENENREMKQCLHDMRLGVSAKNVRRESEGIGRRVSTPSVENSNEFERWRGKKIVADDNGGREVKKSVNKMSDVESELQKAIKAASS, encoded by the coding sequence ATGAAGCTCTCACTGAAGCTCCAAGATGACCAAAACCCTCTCCTAAAGGCCAAAATACCCATTTCCATATTTAGCCAGCCCTtcatttctagcctcaccaccACCACCCCAACCACCAGCAGCAACAAATCCTCTCAAGACActtccttttctctctccacAAATTTCCCTTCTGGCCCTTCTCTCAAACTGTCATATGCTCCCTCAACGTCCCCTACCACCACAATCCCTTTCTCTATTTCTCTGAAGTCTGGTCTTGGCCTCTTGGGCTCACCTAAAGATTCCCCTCTTGTTTTCACTGCTCAGTTTTCTCTTTCATCCACTAAACCCGGAACTGTGATCcccactttctctctccatttCAAGCCCCAATTCGGCAACTTTGCTCTTCACAAGGCCACTTCATCAAACCCTAGCCTTGAACCAGATTCTGGGTCTCACTCCATTCCTGGAACCCAGTTCCAATCTGGGTCATCTTCAAATTCTGAATTTGGAAATGGGTTTGCCCTAGATGGGTCATCAGTTTGGCAAGAAGTGAAATTGGAACCTCGTAGTGGAGTTGATGATGGGCTTGAAACCTCTAAGCTTGGCTATGGAAAAGGTTTATATTCAAATGATGGGTTCGGTACAGAGAGGTCATTGGTGAGGGAAGATGGTAAGAAAGCTGGGATTTTTGGTGGAATTGCTGTTAGAGCAAGAACATTGTTTCCTGTGACAAAAAGGGCGGTGGTGAATTTGAGGTGGGCTGTGAATTTGCCTTCGGATGTGGGGTCAAAAATGCCATATTTGACAGTAAACAAGATTGGGATTGAGAGAGTCGAGGAGGTTAAGGAGGTGACGGAAGTGAAGAGCAAGAGTATTGAAAGTAATGTGGATGATTTGGAATTGTTGAAAGGTATGTATTCATGGATGAAAAGGGATTTGGAAACGTTGGAGAATGAGAATAGGGAAATGAAGCAGTGTCTTCATGATATGAGACTTGGGGTTTCAGCTAAGAATGTTCGTAGGGAAAGTGAGGGTATTGGGAGGAGGGTTTCCACACCTTCTGTGGAGAACTCAAACGAGTTTGAGCGATGGAGGGGCAAGAAAATTGTTGCTGACGACAATGGTGGAAGAGAAGTGAAGAAGAGTGTAAACAAGATGAGTGATGTGGAAAGTGAATTGCAGAAAGCTATTAAGGCTGCATCGAGTTAA
- the LOC18606089 gene encoding tobamovirus multiplication protein 2B isoform X1 encodes MKKKMATAGGGGGNVKETSSREGTAKSIVTEQISQAVQSTSNLLHLMQQSSPSQTQLMKLPKNLLAKAPTIKNTGQMLEQMPRVISALDAHIDSGLQSVPHLKTVIQLLENMESCHLSSLSQAHFSQGESQQANQHPKAGSPP; translated from the exons ATGAAG AAAAAAATGGCAACAGCTGGAGGAGGAGGTGGAAATGTGAAGGAGACAAGTAGCAGAGAAGGCACAGCAAAATCAATAGTGACTGAACAGATTTCCCAGGCTGTACAATCCACCTCCAATCTCCTCCACCTCATGCAGCAGTCTTCTCCTTCTCAG ACCCAACTAATGAAGCTTCCGAAAAATCTTTTGGCTAAAGCCCCTACAATCAAGAATACTGGGCAG ATGTTAGAGCAGATGCCTAGGGTGATTTCAGCACTTGATGCCCACATTGACAGTGGATTACAGAG TGTTCCGCATCTGAAAACAGTAATTCAGTTACTTGAAAATATGGAAAGCTGCCATCTTAGTTCTCTGTCTCAAGCACATTTCTCACAAGGG GAATCTCAGCAAGCAAATCAACATCCCAAGGCTGGTTCACCGCCCTAA
- the LOC18606084 gene encoding protein NRT1/ PTR FAMILY 7.3 isoform X1, with product MACLEVCKEQGKVKEDQGACTQDGTIDWHGRPAIRAKSGQWTAGIIILLNQGLATLAFFGVGVNLVLFLTRVLGQNNADAANNVSKWTGTVYIFSLVGAFLSDSYWGRYKTCAIFQVIFVIGLVSLSLSSYLFLVRPRGCGNQETPCGSHSGLEITLFYLSIYLVALGNGGYQPNIATFGADQFDEEDPEEGHSKVAFFSYFYLALNLGSLFSNTILGYFEDEGMWALGFWVSAGSALAALGLFLAGTTRYRHFKPSGNPLPRFCQVIVAATKKCSIDLPPDADDLYDVDGNDSSMNGNRKILHTNEFKFLDRAAYISTRDVDDQKKGIYSPWRLCPVTQVEEVKCILRLLPIWLCTIIYSVVFTQMASLFVEQGAAMTTTISNFRIPPASMSSFDILSVAIFIFLYRRVLDPLVGRIRKKDSRGLTELQRMGIGLVIAILAMVSAGIVECYRLKYASRDCTHCEGSSSLSIFWQVPQYAFIGASEVFMYVGQLEFFNAQTPDGLKSFGSALCMTSISLGNYVSSLLVTMVMKISTEDHMPGWIPGNLNKGHLDRFYFLLAGLTTIDLVVYIACATWYKCIKLEGKTAENDKQGSFKV from the exons ATGGCTTGCTTAGAGGTGTGTAAGGAG cagGGGAAGGTGAAAGAGGATCAAGGAGCATGCACTCAAGATGGAACTATCGATTGGCATGGCCGCCCTGCAATCAGAGCGAAATCAGGACAATGGACTGCTGGAATTATCATTCTCT TGAACCAAGGTCTGGCAACCCTAGCTTTCTTCGGGGTCGGCGTGAACTTGGTGCTTTTCCTGACAAGAGTGTTAGGGCAAAACAATGCTGATGCTGCCAACAATGTTAGCAAATGGACTGGAACTGTATACATCTTTTCCCTGGTTGGTGCTTTCCTCAGTGATTCCTACTGGGGAAGATACAAAACCTGCGCCATCTTTCAAGTCATCTTTGTTATT GGTTTGGTTTCGCTATCGCTATCATCATACCTTTTCTTGGTCAGACCAAGAGGCTGCGGTAATCAAGAAACTCCATGTGGTTCACATTCGGGCTTGGAGATTACGCTATTTTACCTCTCCATTTACCTAGTTGCACTAGGAAATGGAGGTTATCAGCCTAACATTGCTACATTTGGGGCTGATCAGTTTGATGAAGAAGACCCCGAGGAAGGGCACTCCAAGGTGGCCTTTTTTAGCTACTTCTACCTAGCTTTGAACCTGGGCTCCCTTTTCTCCAACACTATTTTAGGGTATTTTGAGGATGAAGGGATGTGGGCACTTGGATTCTGGGTGTCCGCAGGCTCTGCCCTTGCAGCACTTGGTTTGTTTCTGGCAGGAACAACCAGGTACAGGCACTTCAAGCCCAGCGGAAATCCTCTCCCCAGGTTCTGTCAAGTCATTGTAGCTGCAACAAAGAAATGCAGCATTGATTTGCCACCAGACGCAGACGACTTGTATGATGTGGATGGAAATGATTCTTCCATGAATGGCAACAGAAAGATtctccacaccaatgaattcaa GTTCCTGGACAGAGCAGCGTACATAAGCACAAGGGATGTTGATGACCAAAAGAAGGGCATTTACAGCCCATGGCGTCTCTGCCCTGTTACACAAGTAGAAGAAGTCAAATGCATACTAAGACTACTCCCAATTTGGCTCTGCACCATAATTTACTCGGTTGTCTTCACACAAATGGCCTCCCTCTTCGTTGAGCAAGGTGCTGCAATGACAACTACCATCTCAAACTTCCGGATCCCTCCAGCAAGCATGTCCAGCTTTGACATTCTCAGTGTGGCaattttcatatttctttACCGGCGAGTTCTCGATCCACTGGTGGGAAGGATAAGAAAGAAGGATTCCAGGGGACTTACCGAACTCCAAAGGATGGGCATTGGCCTTGTTATAGCAATATTGGCAATGGTTTCAGCTGGAATTGTGGAATGTTACAGACTAAAGTATGCCAGCAGAGACTGCACGCATTGCGAAGGCTCAAGCTCCTTAAGCATCTTTTGGCAAGTCCCCCAATACGCATTTATAGGAGCATCTGAAGTTTTTATGTATGTTGGCCAGCTGGAGTTCTTCAATGCACAAACGCCAGATGGGCTGAAAAGCTTTGGCAGTGCCCTTTGCATGACATCGATCTCGCTAGGGAACTATGTTAGTAGCTTGCTTGTGACCATGGTGATGAAGATCTCAACCGAAGATCACATGCCAGGATGGATCCCAGGCAATCTCAACAAAGGTCACCTAGATAGGTTTTACTTCCTCTTAGCTGGCCTAACAACAATTGACTTGGTTGTCTATATAGCATGTGCCACTTGGTACAAGTGTATCAAGCTGGAAGGAAAAACTGCAGAAAACGATAAGCAAGGTAGCTTTAAAGTGTGA
- the LOC18606084 gene encoding protein NRT1/ PTR FAMILY 7.3 isoform X3, with protein MACLEGKVKEDQGACTQDGTIDWHGRPAIRAKSGQWTAGIIILLNQGLATLAFFGVGVNLVLFLTRVLGQNNADAANNVSKWTGTVYIFSLVGAFLSDSYWGRYKTCAIFQVIFVIGLVSLSLSSYLFLVRPRGCGNQETPCGSHSGLEITLFYLSIYLVALGNGGYQPNIATFGADQFDEEDPEEGHSKVAFFSYFYLALNLGSLFSNTILGYFEDEGMWALGFWVSAGSALAALGLFLAGTTRYRHFKPSGNPLPRFCQVIVAATKKCSIDLPPDADDLYDVDGNDSSMNGNRKILHTNEFKFLDRAAYISTRDVDDQKKGIYSPWRLCPVTQVEEVKCILRLLPIWLCTIIYSVVFTQMASLFVEQGAAMTTTISNFRIPPASMSSFDILSVAIFIFLYRRVLDPLVGRIRKKDSRGLTELQRMGIGLVIAILAMVSAGIVECYRLKYASRDCTHCEGSSSLSIFWQVPQYAFIGASEVFMYVGQLEFFNAQTPDGLKSFGSALCMTSISLGNYVSSLLVTMVMKISTEDHMPGWIPGNLNKGHLDRFYFLLAGLTTIDLVVYIACATWYKCIKLEGKTAENDKQGSFKV; from the exons ATGGCTTGCTTAGAG GGGAAGGTGAAAGAGGATCAAGGAGCATGCACTCAAGATGGAACTATCGATTGGCATGGCCGCCCTGCAATCAGAGCGAAATCAGGACAATGGACTGCTGGAATTATCATTCTCT TGAACCAAGGTCTGGCAACCCTAGCTTTCTTCGGGGTCGGCGTGAACTTGGTGCTTTTCCTGACAAGAGTGTTAGGGCAAAACAATGCTGATGCTGCCAACAATGTTAGCAAATGGACTGGAACTGTATACATCTTTTCCCTGGTTGGTGCTTTCCTCAGTGATTCCTACTGGGGAAGATACAAAACCTGCGCCATCTTTCAAGTCATCTTTGTTATT GGTTTGGTTTCGCTATCGCTATCATCATACCTTTTCTTGGTCAGACCAAGAGGCTGCGGTAATCAAGAAACTCCATGTGGTTCACATTCGGGCTTGGAGATTACGCTATTTTACCTCTCCATTTACCTAGTTGCACTAGGAAATGGAGGTTATCAGCCTAACATTGCTACATTTGGGGCTGATCAGTTTGATGAAGAAGACCCCGAGGAAGGGCACTCCAAGGTGGCCTTTTTTAGCTACTTCTACCTAGCTTTGAACCTGGGCTCCCTTTTCTCCAACACTATTTTAGGGTATTTTGAGGATGAAGGGATGTGGGCACTTGGATTCTGGGTGTCCGCAGGCTCTGCCCTTGCAGCACTTGGTTTGTTTCTGGCAGGAACAACCAGGTACAGGCACTTCAAGCCCAGCGGAAATCCTCTCCCCAGGTTCTGTCAAGTCATTGTAGCTGCAACAAAGAAATGCAGCATTGATTTGCCACCAGACGCAGACGACTTGTATGATGTGGATGGAAATGATTCTTCCATGAATGGCAACAGAAAGATtctccacaccaatgaattcaa GTTCCTGGACAGAGCAGCGTACATAAGCACAAGGGATGTTGATGACCAAAAGAAGGGCATTTACAGCCCATGGCGTCTCTGCCCTGTTACACAAGTAGAAGAAGTCAAATGCATACTAAGACTACTCCCAATTTGGCTCTGCACCATAATTTACTCGGTTGTCTTCACACAAATGGCCTCCCTCTTCGTTGAGCAAGGTGCTGCAATGACAACTACCATCTCAAACTTCCGGATCCCTCCAGCAAGCATGTCCAGCTTTGACATTCTCAGTGTGGCaattttcatatttctttACCGGCGAGTTCTCGATCCACTGGTGGGAAGGATAAGAAAGAAGGATTCCAGGGGACTTACCGAACTCCAAAGGATGGGCATTGGCCTTGTTATAGCAATATTGGCAATGGTTTCAGCTGGAATTGTGGAATGTTACAGACTAAAGTATGCCAGCAGAGACTGCACGCATTGCGAAGGCTCAAGCTCCTTAAGCATCTTTTGGCAAGTCCCCCAATACGCATTTATAGGAGCATCTGAAGTTTTTATGTATGTTGGCCAGCTGGAGTTCTTCAATGCACAAACGCCAGATGGGCTGAAAAGCTTTGGCAGTGCCCTTTGCATGACATCGATCTCGCTAGGGAACTATGTTAGTAGCTTGCTTGTGACCATGGTGATGAAGATCTCAACCGAAGATCACATGCCAGGATGGATCCCAGGCAATCTCAACAAAGGTCACCTAGATAGGTTTTACTTCCTCTTAGCTGGCCTAACAACAATTGACTTGGTTGTCTATATAGCATGTGCCACTTGGTACAAGTGTATCAAGCTGGAAGGAAAAACTGCAGAAAACGATAAGCAAGGTAGCTTTAAAGTGTGA
- the LOC18606085 gene encoding pyruvate kinase isozyme G, chloroplastic — protein MATITSLTDAASIAAADISSFRNVTDNSLFESGIHRTKRRLFFRKGDAAFSIRSMKITPARTGTLTCSNGRLNADKLNPTVELLKVGALGQVKMNSSSRRKTKIVCTIGPSTSSREMIWKLAEAGMNVARLNMSHGDHSSHQKTIDLVKEYNAQFEDKVIAIMLDTKGPEVRSGDVPQPIQLKEGQEFNFTIKRGVSSENTVSVNYDDFVNDVEVGDILLVDGGMMSLAVKAKTKDLVKCVVVDGGELKSRRHLNVRGKSATLPSITDKDWEDIKFGVDNQVDFYAVSFVKDARVVHELKDYLKGCNADIHVIVKIESADSIPNLHSIISASDGAMVARGDLGAELPIEEVPLLQEDIIRRCRSMHKPVIVATNMLESMINHPTPTRAEVSDIAIAVREGADAIMLSGETAHGKYPIKAVKVMHTVALRTESSLPVSIMPPVRFNAYKSHMGEMFAFHSTTMANTLNTPIIVFTRTGSMAILLSHYRPSSSIFAFTNEERIKQRLALYQGVMPIYMQFSDDAEETFSRALKLLMDKNLVKEGEHVTLVQSGAQPIWRRESTHHIQVRKVQA, from the exons ATGGCGACGATTACTTCTTTAACCGACGCTGCCTCCATCGCCGCCGCCGATATATCGTCTTTCCGCAACGTTACCGATAATTCTCTGTTCGAATCCGGGATTCATCGGACTAAACGACGTCTCTTTTTCCGTAAAGGAGATGCAGCTTTTTCTATCAGATCCATGAAGATCACTCCAGCTCGGACCGGCACTCTTACCTGCTCAAACGGCCGTCTAAACGCC GACAAGCTGAACCCGACGGTTGAGCTGTTAAAAGTCGGGGCTTTAGGCCAAGTGAAAATGAACTCGAGTTCTCGGAGGAAAACCAAGATTGTTTGCACAATCGGTCCTTCGACGAGCTCCCGTGAAATGATATGGAAACTGGCTGAGGCTGGAATGAATGTGGCTCGATTGAATATGTCCCACGGAGATCATTCTTCTCATCAGAAAACCATTGATCTCGTTAAGGAATACAATGCTCAATTTGAAGACAAAGTCATTGCCATTATGTTGGACACTAAG GGTCCTGAGGTTAGAAGTGGCGATGTGCCCCAACCAATACAGCTTAAAGAGGGACAAGAATTTAATTTCACCATCAAAAGAGGAGTTAGCTCAGAAAATACTGTTAGTGTAAACTATGACGACTTTGTGAACGATGTGGAGGTTGGAGACATACTATTGGTAGATG GTGGAATGATGTCATTAGCTGTGAAGGCAAAGACAAAGGATTTGGTTAAGTGTGTAGTAGTTGATGGCGGAGAACTAAAATCAAGGCGCCATTTAAATGTGCGTGGAAAAAGTGCAACTCTGCCATCAATAACAG ACAAAGATTGGGAAGATATCAAATTTGGGGTGGACAACCAAGTTGATTTTTATGCTGTTTCTTTTGTGAAGGATGCTAGAGTGGTCCATGAGTTGAAGGATTATCTGAAAG GCTGCAATGCAGACATTCACGttattgtgaaaattgaaagtgCTGATTCTATACCAAATCTTCACTCTATAATTTCTGCTTCTGATGGG GCAATGGTTGCTCGTGGAGACCTTGGAGCTGAACTTCCAATTGAGGAGGTCCCTTTATTGCAg GAAGACATCATTAGAAGGTGTCGTAGTATGCATAAACCTGTAATAGTGGCAACAAATATGCTTGAAAGCATGATTAATCATCCTACACCAACAAGAGCTGAAGTTTCTGACATCGCAATTGCTGTTCGAGAAGGTGCTGATGCAATTATGCTTTCTGGAGAAACTGCACATGGAAA GTACCCAATTAAAGCTGTTAAAGTTATGCACACTGTGGCATTGAGGACCGAGTCAAGTCTTCCAGTTAGCATTATGCCTCCAGTTCGTTTTAATGCTTACAAG AGTCATATGGGCGAAATGTTTGCTTTCCATTCCACAACTATGGCTAACACCCTTAACACGCCAATCATTGTCTTTACAAGGACAGGATCCATGGCTATACTATTAAGTCATTACCGTCCTTCCTCATCAATCTTTGCCTTCACAAATGA GGAAAGGATTAAGCAGAGACTGGCACTTTATCAAGGGGTCATGCCCATATATATGCAGTTTTCAGATGATGCAGAGGAGACCTTCTCCCGAGCACTCAAGCTATTAATG GACAAGAATTTGGTGAAGGAGGGAGAGCATGTTACTCTTGTCCAAAGTGGAGCACAACCGATCTGGCGTCGGGAATCAACCCATCACATCCAAGTTCGAAAAGTCCAAGCATAA